Proteins from a single region of Psychrobacter cryohalolentis K5:
- a CDS encoding response regulator, with the protein MYKLMIVDDSNIIRNRIQRAYDSGQFMLVATATSGVQALEKFNIHRPDVVTMDLTMPQMDGLECIEKIIAIDPDVRILVVSALSDKSTGIEALSLGASGFLCKPFSEEELVESLYELVQD; encoded by the coding sequence ATGTATAAATTAATGATCGTCGATGATTCAAATATCATTCGAAACCGTATTCAGCGCGCTTATGACTCGGGTCAATTCATGTTGGTTGCTACAGCAACCAGTGGGGTTCAAGCGCTTGAAAAGTTCAATATTCATCGTCCAGATGTGGTGACCATGGATTTGACCATGCCGCAAATGGACGGTCTTGAGTGTATTGAAAAAATCATTGCTATCGACCCTGACGTTCGTATCTTGGTTGTCTCAGCCTTGTCTGACAAATCTACTGGCATTGAAGCGTTATCATTGGGCGCGAGTGGGTTCTTGTGCAAGCCTTTTTCAGAAGAAGAGCTGGTAGAGTCTTTGTATGAGTTGGTACAAGACTAA
- a CDS encoding chemotaxis protein CheX, whose translation MVNVEKLGVFLSSISAFFAQIDAEAVVIDTPYLNSNKNAVGYDYSGMIKISGPLEGCVYVSAPSTMLREVIKVMGEPDSSMTMMKDLLGEMANTISGNARTEFGADFIISPPKIIEGVPSIPYLPKDRQSYVTPFTWRGYKAVIGISIA comes from the coding sequence ATGGTTAATGTAGAAAAGTTAGGCGTCTTTTTAAGTTCAATCAGTGCATTTTTTGCGCAGATTGATGCTGAGGCAGTGGTCATTGATACGCCTTACCTAAACAGTAATAAAAATGCTGTTGGTTATGATTATAGTGGCATGATTAAAATATCTGGACCGCTTGAAGGCTGTGTCTATGTCAGTGCTCCAAGCACTATGTTGCGTGAAGTTATCAAAGTGATGGGCGAGCCTGACTCCTCTATGACGATGATGAAAGACTTGCTTGGTGAGATGGCAAATACCATCTCTGGCAACGCTCGTACCGAGTTTGGTGCCGATTTTATTATCTCACCGCCCAAGATTATTGAAGGGGTACCCAGTATTCCTTATCTGCCAAAAGACCGCCAAAGCTATGTCACGCCATTTACGTGGCGAGGCTATAAAGCAGTTATCGGTATCAGTATTGCTTAA
- a CDS encoding ATP-binding protein: MAHKKRFDTSSAYGQLVILVFLPICLLAAVGGILVFYETMRASNSEQAVLAEAVLIRYSPTIAEIIPELLEQDAAKIQISENNNENADDNNNKVSQAAIAKLEGIQDKLRRMRAEQHVQRIAIINQSNDILATVGYGTEEAWPVIDPSERFLAQKSTPIGTAYGSILGEFEGQTLWLLVDMDSEPLYIARYRIAMALVITGLFTLLILLLSLNIYSKRWIAPIYELRLQLQRTHVDNLYQPIPVESNGELNLLQQDLVRTLRRLYVSFQELKEHAEQTEDDLRLAFDEMEMQNISIRNARDAAISTSQAKSAFLANISHELRTPLNSIDGFINLLARHGELNPEQDLYVQTIRKSSAHLLALVNDVLDFSKIEAGKLVLDRHEFDLYDTIYDVVDMLSPVSAEKGLRMAVLFYNDVPMRINGDALRLKQVLTNIVGNAIKFTDSGDVVVRVSLDDYQDNYLMISVQDSGKGISLSDQKMLFQSFSQGDPSITRQYGGTGLGLVISKQLTRLMGGDIGFYDNMQENISNQGATFWFRMPAHVDVVEAATGQTIELPVLAPLASATDEFNVLIWINHTASIQVLKASLHHLPIKLTQANSLPGLLESLKERGNYWDWVIVDDDTQDDMMALLKQIRLHYQGKLAVFGYQVAADQALLNRYHANILYEPLDKRQLYAMLDTQKRSVPTGIAEPRWKGVTVLAVDDHLPNLLVLDALLSELGIHVITASNGFDAIELISKQQAKNIKATKTEKQSLSKKTQISKAVTRDDVSKSVVSTLHIEDVTTEEKGNAQPKDRIDLIFMDIQMPRMSGHEAARQIRKIEAADSHIPIIALTAHGLADERDKLVASGINDYVGKPISQPQLLQVLQKWLGRNASSSPLTAENDEHPQGLGIAGDLQVLDSKTIDAQNSDVPNMMLQPSSSAPKNAAPPTYQMIRSEQVQSYKPTKMSNEKRVKRPLSLKKIRDDYLRDSQPREDYRRENLRETQPRYENLRFQEQGQAAFGTRSIQTLDDNKDELSVSTVYLQNDNNLNASVFNTLDILDWQDALTRSANKPDLAAKLIIMMLDTINEEKQALTQAWEAHNRSMLAQIAHRILGGSRYTGVPQLRQASQDLEDKCLLNIQHTTPAQFAMLEPYYEALLTALNNLQTLDLSAYPQLNYHRLSENDMTWKMI; this comes from the coding sequence ATGGCTCACAAAAAACGTTTTGATACCAGTAGTGCTTATGGTCAGCTGGTCATATTGGTATTTTTGCCCATCTGTTTACTCGCAGCAGTGGGCGGTATCTTGGTGTTTTATGAAACCATGCGTGCCAGTAATTCAGAGCAAGCAGTGTTGGCTGAGGCGGTACTTATCCGCTATTCACCTACGATTGCAGAGATAATACCTGAGCTATTAGAGCAAGATGCTGCCAAGATACAGATTTCAGAAAATAATAATGAAAACGCTGATGACAATAATAATAAAGTCTCGCAAGCTGCGATTGCAAAGTTAGAAGGCATCCAAGATAAACTCAGGCGTATGCGGGCAGAGCAACATGTTCAGCGTATCGCTATTATCAATCAGAGCAACGACATACTTGCGACAGTTGGCTATGGTACGGAAGAGGCGTGGCCTGTAATCGATCCATCAGAGCGTTTTTTAGCGCAAAAATCCACTCCTATCGGTACCGCTTACGGCAGTATATTAGGTGAATTTGAGGGTCAAACACTGTGGTTATTAGTCGATATGGATAGTGAGCCGCTTTATATTGCGCGCTATCGTATCGCTATGGCATTGGTGATTACCGGTTTGTTTACATTATTAATTCTACTACTAAGTTTAAACATTTATTCAAAACGTTGGATTGCGCCGATTTATGAGCTGCGGCTGCAATTACAGCGTACTCACGTAGATAATCTTTATCAGCCTATCCCCGTTGAATCGAATGGTGAGCTAAATCTATTACAACAAGACTTGGTGAGAACATTACGTCGTTTGTATGTCAGTTTTCAAGAGCTGAAAGAACATGCGGAGCAGACCGAAGATGATTTGCGTCTTGCTTTTGATGAAATGGAGATGCAAAACATCTCTATTCGTAATGCGCGTGATGCGGCAATCTCAACCAGCCAAGCCAAATCAGCGTTTTTAGCCAATATCAGTCATGAGCTGCGTACACCGCTCAATAGTATTGATGGTTTTATTAATTTGCTCGCGCGTCACGGTGAGCTCAATCCTGAGCAAGACTTGTATGTACAAACCATTCGCAAATCGTCTGCGCACTTATTGGCATTAGTCAATGATGTGCTTGATTTCTCTAAAATCGAAGCGGGCAAGTTGGTACTAGATCGCCATGAGTTTGATCTTTATGACACTATCTATGATGTGGTCGATATGCTGTCGCCAGTGTCTGCAGAAAAAGGTCTGCGCATGGCGGTACTGTTTTACAACGATGTGCCAATGCGTATCAATGGTGATGCGCTACGCCTCAAACAAGTACTAACCAATATTGTTGGCAATGCGATTAAATTTACTGATAGCGGTGACGTGGTGGTGCGCGTCAGTTTAGATGACTATCAAGACAATTATTTGATGATTAGCGTGCAAGACAGTGGTAAAGGCATCTCGCTGTCTGATCAAAAAATGCTCTTTCAAAGCTTTAGTCAAGGAGACCCATCCATCACGCGTCAGTATGGTGGTACAGGACTGGGACTGGTCATCTCTAAACAATTAACACGGCTGATGGGCGGCGATATTGGTTTTTATGACAATATGCAAGAGAATATTTCCAATCAAGGCGCGACGTTTTGGTTTCGTATGCCAGCCCATGTTGATGTGGTAGAGGCAGCGACAGGACAAACCATTGAGCTGCCTGTATTGGCACCATTGGCAAGTGCGACTGATGAATTTAACGTTCTTATTTGGATTAATCATACCGCGTCTATACAAGTACTGAAAGCTAGTCTGCATCATTTGCCTATTAAGCTAACCCAAGCCAATTCTTTGCCAGGTTTGCTTGAATCGTTAAAAGAGCGTGGTAATTATTGGGACTGGGTCATCGTTGATGATGATACCCAAGACGATATGATGGCGCTGCTTAAGCAAATCCGTTTACATTATCAAGGTAAACTGGCCGTCTTTGGTTATCAAGTTGCCGCCGATCAAGCACTACTCAATCGTTACCATGCCAATATCTTGTATGAGCCATTAGACAAGAGACAGTTATATGCCATGCTAGATACGCAAAAGCGTAGTGTACCTACTGGTATTGCAGAACCACGTTGGAAAGGCGTTACCGTATTGGCAGTTGACGATCATTTGCCAAACTTACTGGTGCTTGATGCGCTGCTGAGCGAGCTTGGTATTCATGTTATTACGGCCAGTAATGGATTTGATGCGATAGAGCTAATCAGTAAACAACAAGCGAAAAATATCAAAGCTACCAAAACTGAAAAACAAAGCCTGTCGAAAAAAACTCAAATCTCAAAAGCGGTCACGCGAGATGATGTCAGTAAATCAGTGGTTAGCACGTTACATATCGAAGACGTAACGACAGAAGAAAAGGGTAACGCACAACCTAAAGATAGGATCGATCTTATCTTTATGGATATTCAAATGCCACGTATGTCAGGGCATGAGGCGGCGAGACAAATCCGTAAGATTGAAGCCGCAGATAGTCATATTCCCATTATTGCACTGACTGCACATGGGCTAGCAGACGAGCGGGATAAATTAGTCGCTAGTGGTATCAATGATTATGTTGGTAAGCCTATTAGCCAGCCGCAGCTGCTACAAGTATTACAAAAATGGCTTGGACGTAATGCCTCGTCATCACCATTAACGGCAGAAAATGATGAGCATCCACAAGGTCTTGGCATAGCAGGTGACTTACAAGTATTAGACTCAAAAACCATTGACGCTCAAAATTCTGATGTACCAAATATGATGCTACAACCTTCATCATCTGCGCCTAAAAATGCAGCGCCGCCTACCTATCAAATGATTCGAAGCGAGCAGGTTCAGAGTTATAAACCTACCAAGATGAGCAATGAGAAAAGAGTGAAGCGACCTCTGTCACTGAAAAAAATCCGTGATGACTACCTGCGTGACAGTCAACCACGTGAAGACTATCGGCGTGAAAACCTGCGCGAAACGCAGCCACGCTATGAAAATTTGCGTTTTCAAGAACAAGGGCAAGCAGCATTTGGCACGCGTTCTATTCAAACGCTCGATGATAATAAAGATGAACTATCAGTCAGTACTGTTTATTTGCAAAACGACAATAACTTAAATGCCTCTGTATTTAATACCTTGGATATTCTAGATTGGCAAGATGCATTGACGCGATCAGCCAATAAGCCAGATCTTGCTGCCAAGCTAATCATTATGATGCTTGATACAATTAATGAGGAAAAACAAGCATTGACGCAAGCATGGGAGGCACACAATCGCAGTATGCTCGCGCAAATCGCTCATCGGATATTGGGTGGCAGTCGTTATACGGGCGTGCCACAACTGCGCCAAGCCAGCCAAGATTTAGAAGATAAGTGCCTATTAAATATCCAACATACCACGCCTGCACAGTTTGCGATGTTAGAGCCTTATTATGAGGCTTTATTAACCGCTTTGAATAATTTGCAAACGCTTGATTTGTCTGCTTATCCGCAGCTTAATTACCATCGTCTAAGTGAAAACGATATGACTTGGAAAATGATTTAA
- the rpsB gene encoding 30S ribosomal protein S2, translating into MATKNPTKIEMRDLLQAGAHFGHQTRFWNPKMGPYIFGARNKIHIINLEHTVKAFNEALTYVNGLAAKKNKVLFVGTKRAASGVIAEQAARAGMPYVDHRWLGGMLTNWKTLRQSINRLKELEKQAEDGTFAKLTKREALERTRDMEKLERSLGGIKDMGGLPDAIFVVDVDHEAIAIKEAKNLGIPVIGIVDTNSNPDNVDYIIPANDDAIRAVTLYVTSMADAIIAGKEYAQTQAGGKAEQEAPATEEAADAQTEEAATPAE; encoded by the coding sequence ATGGCTACAAAGAATCCAACCAAAATCGAAATGCGCGACTTATTACAAGCCGGCGCTCACTTTGGTCACCAAACACGTTTTTGGAATCCAAAAATGGGTCCATATATTTTTGGTGCCCGTAACAAGATTCACATCATCAACTTAGAGCACACGGTAAAAGCGTTTAACGAAGCATTGACTTACGTTAACGGCTTAGCTGCTAAGAAAAACAAAGTATTATTTGTTGGTACTAAGCGCGCAGCTAGCGGCGTTATCGCTGAGCAAGCAGCACGTGCTGGCATGCCATACGTTGACCATCGCTGGTTAGGTGGTATGTTGACTAACTGGAAAACACTACGCCAATCAATCAATCGTCTAAAAGAGCTAGAAAAACAAGCTGAAGACGGTACTTTCGCTAAGCTTACTAAGCGTGAAGCGTTAGAGCGTACTCGCGATATGGAAAAACTTGAGCGTTCATTGGGCGGTATCAAAGACATGGGCGGTCTACCTGACGCAATCTTCGTTGTAGACGTAGATCATGAAGCAATCGCTATCAAAGAAGCTAAGAACCTAGGTATCCCAGTCATCGGTATCGTTGATACTAACTCTAATCCTGATAACGTTGATTACATCATCCCAGCAAACGATGATGCTATCCGTGCTGTAACTTTGTACGTAACTTCTATGGCTGATGCAATCATCGCTGGTAAAGAATACGCACAAACTCAAGCTGGTGGTAAAGCTGAGCAAGAAGCACCTGCTACTGAAGAAGCGGCTGATGCTCAAACTGAAGAAGCTGCTACTCCAGCAGAATAA
- a CDS encoding chemotaxis protein CheX, with product MKEQNLQIFVSIITNYFTQFGNDELVVDTPYLLENQQPKVHDYTGVIGISGVQKGVVYFTATTALLSSILDSMGEIDKSEDNLVDLAGEVANTVSGNARHEFGPEFHISVPFVFKGSPQSIILPKSGRSFIIPVSWRSQIGEIVVCLQD from the coding sequence ATGAAAGAGCAAAATTTACAAATTTTTGTGAGTATTATTACCAACTATTTTACTCAGTTTGGTAATGATGAGTTGGTGGTCGATACGCCTTACTTGTTAGAAAACCAACAGCCAAAAGTCCATGATTATACGGGCGTCATCGGTATATCAGGGGTGCAAAAAGGGGTGGTTTATTTTACGGCGACCACGGCGCTATTGAGCAGTATTCTAGACAGTATGGGCGAGATAGATAAAAGTGAGGACAATCTAGTCGATTTAGCAGGCGAGGTTGCCAATACGGTTTCGGGTAATGCCCGTCACGAGTTTGGTCCAGAATTTCATATCTCTGTCCCGTTTGTCTTTAAAGGCTCGCCGCAAAGTATCATTTTGCCTAAAAGTGGACGTTCTTTTATCATTCCAGTGAGTTGGCGCAGTCAAATCGGAGAGATTGTGGTTTGTTTGCAAGATTGA
- a CDS encoding crotonase/enoyl-CoA hydratase family protein: protein MHTIATYQYETLQVSATDDILTVTINRPEKKNAMSFKVVEELIAVAGRISKDKTIRAVILNGAEGTFCAGIDLGDLNHPKNQVFALWELIKPWQSSFQRVCLVWRDVPVPVIAVLEGYCIGAGLQLALACDIRISHPDCKLAIMEAKWGLVPDMGLTQSGFGVVRADILKELAMTARIVSAEQGKELGLVSHCSETPLEQAQQLAAEFAERSPDAVLASKRVINAMFEQSATTLYIEKVWQLKMMFGRNRKLALRKAKQASTVFGKRQFR, encoded by the coding sequence ATGCACACTATCGCCACCTACCAATATGAAACACTGCAAGTTAGCGCGACCGACGATATTTTAACCGTGACAATCAATCGACCTGAGAAAAAAAATGCCATGAGCTTTAAAGTGGTCGAAGAGTTGATTGCGGTAGCCGGTCGCATCAGTAAAGACAAAACAATACGTGCGGTGATTTTAAATGGCGCTGAAGGAACCTTCTGCGCAGGGATTGACTTGGGCGACTTAAATCACCCCAAAAACCAAGTTTTTGCGCTATGGGAGTTGATCAAACCTTGGCAAAGCTCATTTCAGCGCGTGTGCTTAGTATGGCGTGATGTCCCAGTACCTGTCATTGCAGTACTGGAAGGATATTGTATCGGTGCAGGCTTACAGCTAGCGCTAGCATGTGATATTCGTATCAGCCATCCTGATTGTAAATTGGCTATTATGGAGGCCAAATGGGGACTAGTACCAGATATGGGCTTGACGCAATCTGGTTTTGGCGTGGTACGCGCTGATATCCTAAAAGAGCTGGCAATGACAGCCCGTATCGTTAGTGCAGAGCAGGGCAAAGAGCTAGGATTGGTCAGTCATTGCAGTGAGACGCCACTTGAGCAAGCGCAGCAACTTGCTGCTGAATTTGCTGAACGGTCACCAGATGCCGTGCTGGCAAGTAAACGCGTTATCAATGCCATGTTTGAACAATCTGCAACTACTTTATATATAGAAAAAGTCTGGCAATTAAAGATGATGTTCGGGCGCAATCGTAAACTTGCCCTTAGAAAAGCGAAGCAAGCCAGTACTGTATTTGGCAAGCGCCAGTTCCGTTAA
- a CDS encoding multidrug effflux MFS transporter encodes MSAPKSPLPNKPLAADRVRSADLPVAWIMMLGLIVAVGPLSIDMYLPALPSMADDFGVSTAFMANSVPAYFVGLVFGQLFYGPFSDRVGRVKPLYIGMVLYVIASIICATTNNEYVLFAGRTLQALGACVGAVVTRAAIRDRLTAKQTAKAFSIMILVMGLAPILAPSLGAVFLQYFSWHSIFWFLAAFGTLNLLLTKFFFFETLSEENRNVRPAKEILSQYWDLLRDPTFNYPAIGGGLLMGAMFVYISSASELIMDTYGMSATHFGWLFGMNAAGFVALTQLNQWLTNRFRILSILRFGAMMQVISAGALFILGIVFGTDAWLPLVLVCIFFCISGLGLTQPNASAIALAFQKRRAGMASALQGSLMFSVGIFGGLLLNLFPVNPVLKIGIAMFALMSLGCYLIWQIDRNLDLDNAD; translated from the coding sequence ATGTCTGCTCCAAAATCCCCCCTTCCTAATAAACCGCTTGCTGCTGACCGCGTGCGCTCTGCCGATTTACCTGTCGCATGGATTATGATGCTGGGTCTTATCGTTGCGGTAGGACCTTTATCTATTGATATGTATCTGCCAGCATTACCATCGATGGCGGATGACTTTGGTGTCTCGACTGCCTTTATGGCAAACTCCGTACCTGCTTACTTTGTCGGATTGGTATTTGGTCAATTGTTTTATGGTCCCTTTAGTGACCGCGTTGGCCGCGTCAAGCCTTTATATATAGGCATGGTCTTATATGTGATTGCCTCTATTATTTGTGCAACCACCAACAATGAATACGTATTGTTCGCTGGTCGTACCTTGCAAGCGCTCGGTGCTTGCGTAGGGGCAGTGGTTACCCGTGCTGCGATTCGAGACCGTCTAACCGCTAAGCAAACGGCAAAAGCGTTTTCTATCATGATTTTGGTAATGGGCTTAGCGCCGATATTAGCGCCATCACTTGGCGCAGTGTTTTTGCAGTATTTTAGCTGGCATTCTATCTTTTGGTTTTTGGCGGCTTTTGGCACGTTAAATTTATTACTGACCAAATTTTTCTTTTTTGAGACCCTTAGCGAAGAAAACCGCAATGTGCGTCCTGCCAAAGAGATACTCAGTCAATATTGGGATTTGCTGAGAGATCCCACCTTTAACTATCCGGCGATTGGCGGCGGGTTATTGATGGGCGCAATGTTCGTTTATATCAGCTCAGCCTCTGAACTTATCATGGATACCTATGGTATGTCAGCCACACATTTTGGCTGGCTCTTTGGTATGAATGCCGCAGGCTTTGTGGCATTGACGCAGCTTAACCAATGGCTGACCAATCGCTTCCGTATTTTGAGTATTTTACGTTTTGGTGCGATGATGCAGGTCATCTCAGCAGGGGCTCTATTTATCCTCGGTATTGTATTTGGCACTGATGCTTGGTTGCCATTGGTCTTAGTCTGTATTTTCTTTTGTATCTCAGGTCTAGGTTTGACACAGCCCAACGCTTCAGCGATTGCGCTTGCTTTTCAAAAGCGCCGTGCTGGTATGGCCAGTGCGCTACAAGGCTCGCTTATGTTCTCAGTAGGTATCTTTGGTGGATTGTTATTAAACTTATTCCCCGTCAATCCAGTACTGAAAATCGGTATCGCAATGTTTGCACTGATGAGTCTTGGTTGCTATTTAATTTGGCAGATAGACCGTAATTTGGATTTAGATAATGCAGATTAA
- a CDS encoding transporter substrate-binding domain-containing protein: MKLLYRALPIILSVGLFGCGNSSTQDNANAAGATVTEHKDNFVSKLPATAPTLKVAMTGDLPPFSFQDDYGNMQGTDVDSIRAIGEEQGFKVEFYKESWQDMFDSVESGKRDLAISGISYKDDRAIRYGLSTPYFFNPATIMYLEGKFDIKDLNDIKGLKTGTLEGSKEEDTLKEMGSSVELVSRSTAFLAYQDLVQGNTDVFLYDMPVLQYIIKGYPEHKVKIVPYEAADAPSAQQVVLMAKENTKLIKSVNEGITKLKAKGTFKEIEEKWLGATEPATKSTSNNQQSS, translated from the coding sequence ATGAAACTATTATATCGAGCGTTACCGATTATATTGAGTGTAGGCTTATTTGGGTGTGGAAATTCTTCTACCCAAGACAACGCTAATGCAGCTGGCGCAACAGTAACGGAACATAAAGACAATTTTGTCAGTAAACTTCCTGCTACAGCACCGACATTAAAGGTGGCAATGACTGGTGATTTACCGCCTTTCTCATTTCAAGATGATTATGGCAACATGCAAGGCACTGATGTCGATTCGATTAGAGCCATTGGGGAAGAGCAAGGCTTTAAAGTCGAATTCTACAAAGAGTCATGGCAGGATATGTTCGATAGTGTGGAATCGGGAAAGCGTGATTTAGCTATTTCTGGTATTTCTTATAAAGATGATCGTGCAATTAGATATGGTCTATCAACGCCTTACTTTTTTAATCCAGCTACTATTATGTATTTGGAAGGAAAGTTTGATATCAAAGATTTAAACGATATCAAAGGTCTAAAAACAGGTACTTTAGAGGGTTCTAAAGAAGAAGACACTCTAAAAGAGATGGGCAGCTCAGTTGAGCTGGTTTCAAGATCTACTGCATTTTTGGCTTATCAGGACTTAGTTCAAGGTAATACTGATGTGTTCTTATATGATATGCCAGTTTTGCAATACATTATAAAAGGTTATCCAGAACATAAAGTTAAGATTGTCCCTTATGAAGCAGCGGATGCGCCTTCAGCACAGCAAGTCGTGTTGATGGCAAAAGAAAATACCAAGCTGATCAAGAGTGTAAATGAAGGCATTACCAAGCTAAAAGCAAAAGGCACATTTAAAGAGATTGAAGAGAAATGGCTGGGTGCGACTGAGCCTGCGACCAAAAGTACTTCAAATAATCAGCAATCGAGCTAA
- a CDS encoding ATP-binding protein codes for MATTHNVDNKRYRSLIISIALFLSLIGALLAFTFYTSSLLERNTVLIDKTNQVANSAQAVIKDLFDLDSSYGEDTNSPHIQRVLERLEQNTALITSSITAIEQGGEITDVDGKSYDLPKINNNSQTKVAAANEQWLLLEPKIQTYLKDADNIMVDSSDELIQAVEQAKTSSLLINDSLDQLTDEVFINAERQADTIRLIQILGVAAIFAYFLIFVFFFVRRLRDTDAEALAARRETQEIMETVNTGLFLLDKDLNIGQQHSRALNGIIGEDRLAGENFADVLRGRISDKDLRTTRQFIEQLYNPRVKEKLVDSLNPLHKVMLHNASGEESTTSRFLDFKFSRVYEDKDIARILVNVNDVSDAVYLEQRLEKERSQNDMQIEMLTTILNVNPKIINEFISNTKAHIDKMNNILKNPGSSQFELEGKLKAIYREMHSLKGEASALKLHSFTKIASDAEDKLDALQNQGKLSGNNFLPLAVHLDDLLSLSNTIETLGERINQAAPKANNNAKPVMSVKTATQPSVVQAQVADVATININVDGGNEIDLSDESDDEHLSYYQDFAKDIAIRQGKKIQLNGHNLAHINIPERLKQPIKEISIQLLRNAVVHGIESPEARQSAGKSAIGSIDLEMQRDSQNLIIALQDDGQGIDYEGIRYKLIADGRFTQEEASQMTHGDLLKTLFASGFSTKEHADEDGGRGVGLDVIKALVKEHNGKLNVNTELGKMTRFVITLPAA; via the coding sequence ATGGCAACCACACACAATGTCGATAATAAGCGCTATCGCAGTCTGATTATTTCGATTGCATTATTTTTATCTTTGATTGGCGCCTTGCTAGCGTTTACTTTTTATACCTCAAGCTTGCTTGAAAGAAATACAGTTTTAATTGATAAAACCAACCAAGTTGCTAATAGCGCCCAAGCGGTAATTAAAGACTTATTCGACTTGGACAGCAGTTACGGTGAAGACACCAACTCGCCGCATATACAACGAGTATTAGAGCGTTTGGAGCAAAATACAGCGCTTATTACTAGCTCTATCACTGCTATTGAACAGGGTGGTGAAATTACCGATGTCGATGGTAAAAGCTATGACTTACCGAAGATTAATAATAACTCTCAAACCAAAGTCGCTGCGGCGAATGAGCAGTGGTTACTTTTAGAGCCTAAGATTCAGACTTACCTTAAAGACGCTGACAACATCATGGTCGATTCATCTGATGAATTGATTCAAGCGGTTGAACAGGCAAAAACATCGAGTCTACTAATTAACGATTCGTTAGACCAGCTCACCGATGAAGTGTTTATCAACGCTGAACGCCAAGCAGACACTATCCGCCTAATTCAGATATTAGGGGTTGCAGCTATTTTTGCTTACTTCCTAATCTTCGTATTTTTCTTTGTACGTCGTCTGCGTGATACCGATGCTGAAGCGTTGGCCGCTCGTCGTGAAACGCAAGAAATTATGGAAACGGTTAATACCGGCCTGTTCTTGTTGGATAAGGACTTGAATATTGGTCAGCAGCATTCTCGCGCGCTTAACGGCATTATTGGTGAGGATAGGTTGGCAGGAGAAAACTTTGCTGATGTACTGCGTGGCCGTATTTCAGACAAGGATTTGAGAACCACCCGTCAGTTTATCGAGCAGTTATACAATCCACGTGTCAAAGAAAAGCTGGTTGATTCTTTGAATCCTTTGCATAAAGTCATGCTACACAATGCGTCTGGAGAGGAGAGTACGACCAGTCGCTTCTTAGACTTTAAGTTTTCACGTGTTTATGAAGATAAAGACATTGCCCGTATTTTGGTCAACGTCAATGACGTCTCAGATGCAGTATATTTAGAGCAGCGCCTAGAAAAAGAACGCTCGCAAAATGATATGCAGATTGAGATGTTGACGACCATCTTAAACGTGAATCCAAAAATTATTAATGAGTTTATTAGTAATACCAAAGCTCACATCGATAAGATGAACAATATCTTGAAAAATCCTGGTAGCTCGCAATTTGAATTAGAAGGGAAGCTAAAAGCGATTTATCGTGAAATGCATAGCCTAAAAGGTGAGGCATCTGCGCTTAAACTGCATAGCTTTACCAAAATCGCATCAGACGCTGAAGACAAGCTTGATGCGCTGCAAAATCAAGGCAAGCTGTCGGGTAATAACTTCTTACCGCTCGCCGTGCATTTGGATGACTTATTGAGCCTATCGAATACCATTGAAACGCTAGGTGAACGTATCAATCAGGCAGCGCCAAAAGCTAACAATAATGCAAAACCTGTAATGTCAGTAAAGACTGCAACACAACCAAGTGTTGTCCAAGCTCAAGTAGCAGACGTTGCTACCATTAACATAAATGTCGATGGCGGTAATGAAATCGATTTGAGCGATGAGTCAGATGACGAGCATCTATCTTATTACCAAGATTTTGCTAAAGATATTGCTATTAGACAGGGCAAGAAAATACAGCTTAACGGTCATAATTTAGCACATATAAACATCCCTGAACGCCTCAAACAACCGATCAAAGAAATCAGTATTCAGTTGCTACGTAATGCAGTGGTACATGGTATCGAATCACCTGAAGCGCGTCAGTCAGCGGGCAAGTCTGCCATCGGTAGTATCGACTTAGAAATGCAACGTGACAGTCAAAACTTAATCATCGCACTGCAAGATGATGGTCAAGGTATTGATTATGAAGGCATTCGTTATAAGCTGATTGCTGATGGTCGTTTCACGCAAGAAGAGGCGAGTCAGATGACTCATGGTGATCTGCTCAAAACCTTGTTTGCTTCTGGTTTCTCGACCAAAGAACATGCCGATGAAGATGGTGGTCGCGGTGTGGGCTTAGACGTTATCAAGGCGTTGGTCAAAGAGCACAACGGTAAGCTGAATGTAAATACTGAGCTTGGAAAAATGACCCGTTTTGTCATCACCTTGCCTGCTGCGTAA